In the genome of Drosophila pseudoobscura strain MV-25-SWS-2005 chromosome 3, UCI_Dpse_MV25, whole genome shotgun sequence, one region contains:
- the LOC117183599 gene encoding uncharacterized protein — protein MRCQLIISALLGLFLTFHININDAVVFKFTNFVCESYNQSWFVFHNYRLKAVSRNKVLLNMNGTILHPAKNISIHVRIFKKANGYKPWLVNIYFDACQYFKKRNQPIANIIYRLFKDFSNLNHSCPYVGPQVVKDFYLRPELLRLPIPTGDYLLAIQWYFDEKLQFDTNVSFTFVEDLKKSK, from the exons ATGCGTTGCCAGCTGATTATCTCTGCGCTTCTCGGATTATTCCTAACATTCCACATCAATATAAAC GATGCCGTCGTCTTCAAGTTTACAAACTTCGTCTGCGAGAGTTACAACCAATCCTGGTTCGTGTTCCACAACTATCGTCTGAAGGCCGTCAGTCGAAACAAAGTGCTGCTCAATATGAATGGTACAATACTACATCCggcaaaaaatatttcaattcatGTCAGAATTTTCAAAAAGGCAAACGGCTATAAGCCTTGGCTAGTCAATATTTACTTTGATGCCTGTCAGTATTTTAAAAAGCGGAATCAACCTATTGctaatataatatataggCTCTTCAAAGATTTTAGTAACTTAAACCACTCATGCCCCTACGTG GGTCCACAGGTTGTCAAGGACTTTTATCTAAGACCTGAGCTACTGCGTCTTCCCATTCCAACAGGTGATTATTTATTGGCGATTCAGTGGTACTTCGATGAGAAGCTACAGTTTGATACGAACGTTAGTTTTACATTCGTGGAGGATTTAAAGAAGAGCAAATAG
- the LOC4804744 gene encoding uncharacterized protein, with product MASGQNNDGCSLCEKIGLKPLTKENVLNYYIPLHGLISYGALSVNVMNPQIVPKLLPKKDLTNVFLISSAVGTGFYIYGRPHLKDVKSNKRLAYAALGGVLFSMGSVLAWALLKSSLAENNALLATLVGLGTGAAIVKVGTEYIKDIDNLKKN from the coding sequence ATGGCCAGCGGACAAAATAACGACGGGTGCAGCTTGTGCGAGAAAATAGGCTTGAAGCCGCTCACCAAAGAAAACGTGTTGAACTACTACATACCACTGCATGGGCTGATCAGCTATGGAGCTCTATCGGTCAATGTTATGAACCCTCAGATTGTGCCGAAGCTGTTGCCGAAAAAGGACCTTACTAATGTGTTCTTGATCTCGTCTGCGGTAGGCACCGGTTTCTACATTTACGGTCGTCCCCACCTGAAGGACGTCAAGTCGAACAAGCGCCTGGCGTATGCAGCACTCGGCGGCGTTCTGTTCAGTATGGGGTCAGTGCTGGCCTGGGCCCTACTAAAATCATCTCTAGCTGAAAATAATGCTCTTCTCGCCACTTTGGTTGGACTGGGAACCGGCGCCGCCATTGTGAAGGTCGGCACCGAATACATTAAAGACATTGATAATCTGAAGAAAAACTAG
- the Fbl6 gene encoding F-box/LRR-repeat protein 6, whose translation MSEEVAPSVEDTKMSDGDGPKDKADECPSAPSAKDSEDMEPAGDSKSVQEENEQSPTDKEKPTTVDINTLTPSTPSHTPPQLLATETAATAPVIPENILSPPKSETQTDETNTATSTSCSPASDGQHSPVGEQPPPAPKQEQQEEPSAVNGSIPKSGKPLSTALSNKKPNKSASTSPRASRSRKPKALPMYESEISDNKVGIKLCIKKSDGVAGGDSTPTVTSPPVPVPAATKPARKRVRKPKQPDSDESECEPRKKKVSTSSAAEAVEGEAVEQSAWAERLPAEVLFQIFEHVIEKEGCLPTLFRLGRVCSLWRQVSLTPSLWHTMDLTTWIKEKYRTELKLKWFVDNRCSACTELNVSNWKISDISINCFLTKLAVGCPNLTGITLSGWKGFTSDNLTYLVDNMKKLERLDLSSINLEMNASKTAVGMVSLCNALQTIGSRLTHLHLAHNRLAGIPQIVGVLSAHCPNLTLLDLSNVTTQATSHGVLHIEKLQHGCQKLKVLRVTNSHITPSIAGMQEIMDSPGFPNLEELSVAATTDESRIICDDHLQRLLKSSSKLKLLDVRNCTRLTHESLIRLPAWDIKHLYLSGCSVTRDVGSGLELIASKWAHSLIELDLAWANVQQPIDNALRALAEKGSECPLAHLNLCGSSVSDEAVKEILKNCANMSSINLASCRGLPRGVKRLMQGAQQLRELREVLGVQLKDSRSSGSN comes from the exons ATGAGTGAAGAGGTGGCACCAAGCGTTGAGGACACGAAAATGTCCGACGGGGATGGCCCAAAGGATAAAGCTGATGAGTGCCCGAGTGCGCCTTCCGCCAAGGACTCGGAAGACATGGAACCGGCTGGGGATTCGAAAAGTGTGCAGGAGGAGAATGAACAAAGTCCAACAGATAAGGAGAAACCGACCACGGTGGATATCAACACGCTGACTCCATCAACGCCTTCACACACGCCGCCACAGCTGCTGGCTACCgaaacggcagcaacagcacccgTCATACCAGAGAATATACTGTCTCCACCAAAGTCAGAAACACAAACTGATGAGACCAACACGGCCACATCGACGTCGTGCTCACCAGCATCCGATGGCCAGCATTCACCTGTGGGCGAACAGCCTCCGCCGGCACCGAAGCAGGAACAGCAAGAGGAGCCGTCGGCGGTCAATGGCTCTATACCAAAGTCGGGAAAACCGCTGTCCACAGCGTTAAGCAACAAAAAGCCCAATAAGTCGGCATCCACGTCACCGCGCgcctcccgatcacgaaaaccGAAGGCGCTGCCTATGTACGAGAGCGAGATCAGCGACAACAAAGTCGGCATTAAGCTGTGCATTAAAAAATCTGATGGTGTGGCTGGGGGAGACAGCACGCCGACAGTAACATCACCtcccgtccccgtccctgcTGCTACCAAGCCGGCACGCAAGCGCGTTCGCAAGCCAAAGCAGCCGGACAGCGACGAGAGTGAATGTGAGCCACGAAAGAAGAAGGTCTCGACGAGCAGTGCAGCAGAGGCGGTAGAAGGAGAAGCAGTCGAACAGAGTGCCTGGGCTGAGAGGCTTCCTGCGGAAGTCCTCTTCCAA ATTTTCGAACACGTTATTGAGAAGGAGGGCTGCCTGCCCACTCTCTTTCGCCTGGGACGTGTTTGCTCCCTGTGGCGGCAGGTTTCTCTTACCCCCTCACTGTGGCACACAATGGATCTGACCACATGGATCAAGGAGAAGTATCGCACTGAACTAAAACTCAAGTGGTTTGTGGATAACCGCTGCAGTGCCTGCACCGAGCTGAATGTTT CCAACTGGAAAATATCGGACATATCCATCAATTGCTTCCTCACCAAGTTGGCTGTCGGTTGTCCGAACTTAACTGGTATCACGCTGTCCGGCTGGAAAGGATTCACCTCAGACAATTTAACCTATTTGGTGGACAACATGAAGAAACTAGAACGATTAGACTTGAGCTCCATTAAC CTTGAGATGAATGCCAGCAAGACCGCTGTTGGCATGGTCTCTCTCTGCAACGCGCTTCAGACCATTGGCAGTCGTCTAACTCATCTCCACTTGGCGCACAATCGTCTGGCGGGTATACCCCAGATAGTCGGCGTATTGTCG GCTCACTGTCCGAATCTGACGCTATTGGATCTCTCGAATGTGACCACGCAGGCCACATCTCACGGCGTGCTTCACATTGAGAAACTGCAGCATGGCTGCCAAAAGTTGAAGGTTCTGCGTGTGACAAACTCGCACATTACGCCGAGCATAGCTGGAATGCAGGAAATT atgGACTCACCTGGCTTTCCAAATCTCGAAGAGCTCTCCGTGGCTGCAACGACAGATGAATCTCGCATCATTTGTGATGATCACCTACAGCGTTTACTGAAGAGCAGCTCCAAGCTGAAGCTGCTAGATGTGCGCAACTGCACTCGGCTGACGCACGAGAGCCTCATCCGGTTACCAGCCTGGGATATCAAGCATTTATACCTTTCAGGCTGCTCAGTTACGCGCGATGTGGG GTCGGGTCTGGAACTCATTGCCTCCAAGTGGGCGCATAGTCTCATTGAACTGGATCTGGCCTGGGCAAATGTGCAGCAGCCGATAGACAATGCATTGCGCGCCCTTGCCGAAAAGGGGAGCGAGTGCCCATTGGC GCATTTGAATCTGTGTGGCTCGTCCGTTTCGGATGAGGCAGTCAAGGAAATACTCAAAAACTGCGCCAACATGAGCTCAATCAACCTGGCTTCATGCCGTGGACTGCCGCGCGGGGTCAAGCGTCTTATGCAAGGAGCGCAGCAGTTGCGCGAACTCCGCGAAGTTCTTGGGGTGCAGCTAAAAGACAGTCGCAGCAGTGGGAGCAACTAA
- the LOC4804746 gene encoding CIMIP2 protein GA14893 produces the protein MMNDTITPEPHLVPGYTGHCTENRDRVGKTYGKQTHKLLIDPCIYHAPELIVLPIHAKQGLKDYPTEHELKVLRRREDLVDAVYRHPILPGYAGFVPNMASQTGKRYVAAASAGVAQHETLMELYRCENRTLRHRDLLESGKGLFERKLNERLLPQARYRSPLIPVTGRSKGVKDEECPPRVDKLRYSKFTSPHFLEDDDDDKFIINGYAAHIPMAVTRFGESNQVLTHRALCSFSDYMYKRKRDAWCCGQDLTRPAVTCPPVGHFVIYHDDIGMVPSYAGHVPGELYKFGRTYGKTTINAKRWLDIHRGLTGLPEVSNLDYTY, from the exons ATGATGAATGATACCATAACGCCGGAGCCGCATTTGGTGCCAGG GTACACCGGCCACTGCACCGAGAACCGAGATCGCGTGGGCAAAACATATGGCAAACAGACGCACAAGTTGCTCATCGACCCGTGCATCTACCATGCCCCGGAGCTGATCGTATTACCCATACACGCCAAGCAAGGGCTAAAGGATTATCCCACGGAGCACGAGCTGAAGGTGTTGCGGCGTCGTGAGGATCTGGTGGATGCTGTGTACCGGCATCCCATACTTCCAGGATATGCAGGCTTCGTCCCAAATATGGCCAGTCAAACTGGCAAGCGCTATGTGGCCGCTGCCTCGGCGGGTGTCGCCCAGCATGAGACGCTGATGGAGCTATATCGCTGCGAAAATCGAACACTTCGTCATCGCGATCTGTTGGAAAGCGGAAAAGGACTCTTCGAACGCAAGCTGAATGAGCGTCTG CTCCCGCAAGCGAGATACCGTTCGCCCCTCATTCCCGTCACCGGTCGCTCAAAGGGCGTCAAGGATGAAGAGTGTCCGCCCAGAGTGGATAAGCTGCGCTACAGCAAGTTCACATCCCCGCACTTCCTggaggatgacgatgacgataaGTTTATAATCAATGGATATGCCGCCCATATACCCATGGCCGTTACCCGATTTGGCGAATCGAACCAGGTGCTCACCCACCGAGCCCTGTGCAGCTTCTCCGATTACATGTACAAGAGGAAGCGCGACGCTTGGTGCTGCGGCCAGGACTTGACCAGACCGGCAGTAACCTGTCCACCGGTGGGACACTTTGTGATTTATCACGACGACATCGGCATGGTTCCCAGCTACGCGGGTCATGTGCCGGGAGAGCTCTACAAGTTTGGACGTACCTATGGCAAGACAACAATCAATGCCAAGCGCTGGCTAGACATTCACAGGGGTCTTACCGGTCTGCCAGAGGTGTCGAATCTCGACTATACTTATTAG
- the dare gene encoding NADPH:adrenodoxin oxidoreductase, mitochondrial — MTSNLLNICRRGFHTSSVRQQIIQSETPTKRICIVGAGPAGFYAAQYLLKNLGDCVVDIVEKLPVPFGLVRFGVAPDHPEVKNVINTFTKTAEHPRLRFFGNVSLGTDVSLQELRNQYHAVLLTYGSDQDRELQLDNEQQSHVISARKFVAWYNGLPGAEHLEPDLSGRDVTIVGQGNVAVDVARMLLGPLDALKSTDTTEYALEALSRSQVERVHLVGRRGPLQAAFTIKELREMLKLPNVQTRWRSDDFSGIATQVEQLQRPRKRLTELMLKSLNDQGKNSSPGTKQFLPIFLRAPKAITEGEMEFSVTELQQDAAVPTHATERLPANLILRSIGYKSSCADADISFDSRQGYVRNREGRVLKVDATDSVDAGLYVAGWLGTGPTGVILTTMSGAFAVAKNICDDIASNALDTSSSKPGFEADDKRVVTWDGWRRIDDFEMETGKEKGKPREKIVSIAEMLRIAGV, encoded by the exons ATGACCTCTAATTTACTGAATATCTGTAGGCGTGGTTTTCACACGAGTTCTGTAAGACAGCAAATAATCCAAAGTGAGACGCCCACCAAACGGATATGCATTGTGGGCGCTGGACCCGCCGGTTTCTATGCGGCTCAGTATCTGCTGAAGAACCTGGGCGACTGCGTTGTGGATATTGTTGAGAAGCTGCCGGTTCCCTTCGGTCTGGTGCG CTTTGGCGTTGCGCCTGATCATCCGGAGGTCAAGAACGTCATCAACACCTTCACGAAGACGGCCGAGCATCCGCGTCTTCGCTTCTTTGGCAATGTCAGCCTGGGCACGGATGTGAGCCTTCAGGAACTGAGGAACCAATACCACGCCGTTCTCCTCACCTATGGCTCCGACCAGGATCGGGAGTTGCAGCTGGACAACGAGCAGCAGAGCCATGTGATATCTGCCCGCAAGTTTGTGGCCTGGTACAATGGGCTGCCGGGCGCAGAGCATCTGGAGCCAGACTTGAGCGGACGCGATGTTACGATTGTGGGTCAAGGCAATGTAGCAGTGGACGTGGCACGCATGCTCCTCGGTCCCCTAGATGCACTCAAA TCCACAGACACGACGGAGTACGCCCTGGAGGCACTCTCTCGCAGCCAGGTGGAGCGGGTTCATCTGGTTGGACGGCGCGGTCCTCTGCAGGCTGCCTTCACCATTAAGGAGTTGCGCGAAATGCTCAAGTTGCCCAATGTTCAAACACGCTGGCGCTCGGACGATTTCTCGG GAATTGCCACACAggtggagcagctgcagcgtcCACGCAAGCGACTTACCGAACTGATGCTAAAGAGTCTAAACGACCAGGGAAAGAATTCATCTCCGGGCACAAAGCAGTTTCTGCCAATTTTCCTGCGTGCTCCAAAAGCCATCACTGAGGGCGAAATGGAATTCTCTGTAACTGAACTTCAGCAGGACGCCGCTGTTCCCACACATGCTACCGAACGTCTGCCAGCGAATTTGATTTTACGCAGCATTGGCTACAAGTCGAGTTGCGCTGACGCCGACATTAGTTTTGACTCCCGGCAAGGATATGTTCGCAATCGAGAGGGTCGCGTCCTGAAGGTGGACGCCACAGACAGCGTCGATGCTGGTTTGTATGTGGCAGGATGGTTGGGTACAGGACCAACTGGCGTTATATTAACCACAATGAGTGGCGCGTTTGCTGTGGCCAAAAATATCTGTGACGACATTGCATCCAATGCCTTAGACACGAGCTCATCAAAGCCTGGCTTCGAGGCGGACGACAAACGAGTGGTCACGTGGGACGGCTGGCGACGTATCGATGATTTCGAGATGGAAACGGGCAAGGAAAAGGGAAAGCCACGTGAGAAGATAGTCAGCATAGCCGAAATGCTGCGAATTGCCGGTGTATAA
- the LOC6898635 gene encoding uncharacterized protein, whose translation MWTIRCGPLLACFFVLVCLSSVAASPAWSFDQVGGYLNGILRSVLGPLFGFGNNMYNTTTFL comes from the exons ATGTGGACGATCCGTTGCGGTCCGCTGCTCGCCTGCTTCTTTGTGCTTGTATGTCTTTCCTCTGTGGCGGCCAGCCCCGCATGGAGCTTTGACCAAGTCGGCG GCTACTTGAATGGCATTTTGCGCTCCGTCCTCGGGCCCCTTTTCGGGTTTGGAAACAACATGTACAACACCACCACCTTTCTTTAG
- the LOC4804747 gene encoding uncharacterized protein — MSYSSRFGFDFHLPDEGWCYPKDDMFFRRSAEWVPLEKAGVGRSFANTNSVIYPRITGMIPRYAGHVPGEIFKVGTTYGRATVDAKRWLALHRE, encoded by the exons ATGTCGTACTCCAGCC gctttggctttgatttcCATCTGCCCGATGAGGGTTGGTGCTATCCCAAGGACGACATGTTCTTTCGCCGGAGTGCCGAGTGGGTGCCACTGGAGAAAGCTGGCGTGGGCCGTTCTTTTGCTAACACGAACAGCGTGATATATCCCCGAATCACTGGCATGATTCCCCGCTATGCAGGACATGTTCCGGGCGAGATTTTCAAAGTTGGAACCACTTACGGACGCGCCACAGTCGACGCCAAGCGTTGGCTGGCCCTGCACCGCGAATAA
- the LOC4804750 gene encoding uncharacterized protein isoform X1, whose product MAEDPLNQQAFAQDVEAAAAAGGPNGFAGAEPGHPDFKMPSADEIWKLVESMDGISDAEREELRESIFNPKPPSPEDFMRQYGQPGHSSREYMIFFVMLTLILFVFALFGYKLYKSLTEKELKKQEKLKSKQQKKAKKSN is encoded by the exons GAGGATCCACTGAATCAGCAGGCATTCGCCCAGGATGTGGAGGCCGCGGCGGCAGCCGGTGGCCCCAACGGCTTCGCCGGCGCAGAACCAGGTCATCCCGACTTCAAAATGCCCAGTGCCGATGAGATCTGGAAGCTCGTCGAGAGCATGGACGGCATATCGGATGCAGAGCGCGAAGAGCTGCGCGAGAGCATATTCAACCCAAAGCCGCCATCGCCGGAGGACTTTATGCGCCAGTACGGACAGCCGGGCCACAGCTCTAGGGAATATATGATATTCTTCGTGATGTTGACCCTGATTCTGTTCGTCTTTG CTCTCTTTGGCTACAAGCTGTACAAGTCGCTGACGGAAAAGGAGCTCAAGAAGCAGGAGAAGTTGAAGAgcaagcagcagaagaaggcaaAGAAGTCAAACTAA
- the LOC4804750 gene encoding uncharacterized protein isoform X2, protein MSSIVGAESAGIVEQLKQSVEAIVAKTGPSSKFAQDLVKKIGDMQTKLESLTEADRHLFLVEMKGKFEETIERIEDRLTQHAHIAQTYSSSIVAAVIFLLVSIFALFGYKLYKSLTEKELKKQEKLKSKQQKKAKKSN, encoded by the exons ATGAGCTCGATTGTCGGCGCCGAGTCGGCGGGCATTGTCGAGCAGCTGAAGCAATCTGTGGAGGCGATTGTGGCCAAGACAGGACCCAGCAGCAAATTCGCACAGGATCTGGTTAAGAAGATCGGCGATATGCAAACCAAATTGGAGTCGCTCACCGAGGCCGATCGGCACCTGTTCCTCGTGGAAATGAAGGGCAAATTCGAGGAGACCATTGAACGAATCGAGGATAGACTGACTCAGCACGCACACATCGCTCAGACATACTCTAGTTCCATTGTGGCAGCAGTGATATTTCTCCTTGTCTCGATATTTG CTCTCTTTGGCTACAAGCTGTACAAGTCGCTGACGGAAAAGGAGCTCAAGAAGCAGGAGAAGTTGAAGAgcaagcagcagaagaaggcaaAGAAGTCAAACTAA